The DNA region GGTGGTGCGCAGCGTCGGATCGTCGGAAAATTCCTGCAGGCCGAATTCGCGGCAGAAGCTCTGCCAATGACCTTCGGTGACGACACCGATGAAGATGCGGTCGCCGCCGGCGGCGTCGAAAATGTCGTAGATCGGCCAGGCGTGCTCGCGCTCGGGCATCGAGCGCGGCTTGCGCCCGGTCATCTCATACTCGACCATGTGCTGGGCGACCAGGAACAGGCAATTCTCGAACAGGCCGATGCGGATGTCCGCGCCGTCCTTGTTGCCGCCGCGCTTCTGGTAGAGCGCGGCAAGGATCGAGATCACGCCGAACATGCCGCCCATGATGTCGTTGGCCGAGGAGCCGACGCGCTGCGGCTTGTCGCGGGTGCCGGTCATCGCGGCGAGGCCCGACATCATCTGCACGACTTCATCCAGCGCCGGGCGATGGTCGTAGGGGCCGGACAGGAAGCCCTTGAGGCCGGCGACGATCAGGTCGGGATATTTCTGGCGCAGCTGCTCGGTGCCAAAGCCCTGCTTGTCGAGCTGGCCGTCGCGAAAATTCTCCAGGAACACGTCGGCGGTCGCGAGCAGCCGATCCATGGTGTCGCGATCCTCGGGGTGAGCGAAATCGAGCACGACGCTGCGCTTGCCGCGGTTGAACAGCGGGAAGAACGAGACGCCCATGCCGCCGAGCGAGCGGGTCTTGTCGCCGGCGGGCGGCTCGACCTTGATCACCTCGGCGCCGAGTTGCGCCAGGATCATGCCGCAGGTCGGCCCCATCACCATGTGGGTCATCTCGACGACCCTCACGCCTTCCAGCGGCAGTCCGCTGCCCGTCATCGGTTGCTCCGTGCTCATTGCGCTCTTGTTTGGCATTGGCTCAGGCTAGGCTTCCACACGCTATCTGAAAAATATAATCTGTCGAATAGTGTATTCGTGGTTCTAGAACGCTGGACCCTCATGGATTCGCGCCAGCTACGCTATTTCATCGCGGTCTACGAGCAGCGCAACCTGTCGCGGGCCGCGGACCAGGCCAATGTCGCGCAATCCGCGCTGAGCCATCATATCGCGAATCTCGAGGCGGAATTTGCAACCCCGCTATTCGAGCGCAAGCCGCGCGGCATGGAACCGACCGCGGCCGGCGAACGGCTCTATGAGCATGCCCGCATCATCCTGCGCGCGATGGCGGCGGCCGAGCGCGAGATCAAGGAAGGCGGCAGCGAGATCGCCGGTGACATCTCGATCGGCATGGCCAATTCCGGAATGAAGGCGATCGGCGTGCCGCTGATGCGCACGGTGCTCGCGAAATATCCGAACCTGAAGCTGTCGCTGACCGAGAGCCTCTCCGGCGCGACACTGCTGCATCTGTTGAGCTCCGAGGTCGATCTCGCGCTGGTCTACAATCCGCCCTCGGAGAAGGACCTGATCGCCGAGCCGGTGCTGGAGGAGCAGATGTTCTGCGTCGGCACCGAAAAGCTGATCGGCAAGAAGCGGCCGATCCCGTTCGAGGAGGTGGCGCGGCTGCCGCTGATCCTGCTGCGGCACGGGCTGTCGGCCCGCGCGCTACTCGACGACCCCGTGCCGCTGAAGCGGCTGGAGGCCAGCGCCATCATGCACCTGAACTCGACCAGCGGCATGATCGGCGCGCTGACCGCGGGCCTGGGCTGCACGATCGCGACCACGCATTTCGTCAGCGAACCATTGCGGGCCGGAAAGCTGGTGGCGCGCGAGGTGATCGAGCCGAAGCTGACGCGCACGCTCTACCTCTGCCGCCTGCGCAACCGGCCGATGACCTATGTGATGGAGGAGATGTGCCGGCTGATCCGCGCCCTGATCGCCGAACAGGTCGGCCGCCGCGCCTGGGAGGCGACGTTGTTGATCTGATATCGAAAAGTTCGAACGATCCCTTCGATATGTTCGTCTGGATTTCTGGCTTGGCGCTGCCAAGCATCGCGCGACCAGCACGCCTTCGCAAGAAAGGCGGCCAATTCACCTTCCGGGGAGGACATGATGAGCGCCGTCGAACTCGGCTCGGTTGCCGTTTCTGCCGTATCGACAAGCGGCCCCGACGAGATCTCGCGGCGGCTCGAGGCGCTGCCGGCCTCGGGCTATGTCTGGCGGCTGGTGATCCTGCTGTCACTCGGCGGTTGCTTCGAGATCTACGATCTGTTCTTCACCGGCTACATCGCACCGGGTCTCGCCCGCAGCGGGCTGATGACCACGACGACCCAGGCCTTTTTCGGCTTCTCCGGCATCGGCGCCTTCGTCGCCGCGACCTTCGCCGGCCTGTTCGTCGGCACTTTCTTCCTCGGCTTCCTCGCCGACCGCTTCGGGCGCAAGGCGGTCTTCACCTGCTCGCTGCTGTTCTACAGCGTGGCGTCGGTGATCATGGCCTGCCAGACCACACCCGGCGGCCTGTTGCTGTGGCGTTTCATCGCCGGAATCGGGATCGGCATCGAGGTCATCACCATCGACGCCTACATCACCGAGCTGGTGCCGAGCTGGATGCGCGGGCGCGCGTTTGCGATCAACCAGGCCGTGATGCTGACGGCGGTGCCTGTCGTCGCGGCGCTGTCGTGGTGGCTGGTGCCGCTGACACCTCAAGGCATCGACGGCTGGCGCTGGGTGGTGCTGATCGGCGCCGCCGCCAGCATGGTGATCTGGGTGCTGCGGCTCTATGTGCCGGAAAGCCCGCTCTGGCTGGCCCGCCACGGCCACGCCATCGAGGCCGACAGGATCATGCGGTTGCTCGAGGCCACCGCGGACACGGCAAACGCGCGTCCGACGGCATCCATTGCCATCACACCGGCGCAGGCGCCGGTCCAGGTGTCGGGCTATGCCGACCTGTTCAGGCCGCCCTATGCCTCACTGGTCGTGCTGT from Bradyrhizobium genosp. L includes:
- a CDS encoding CaiB/BaiF CoA transferase family protein, which translates into the protein MTGSGLPLEGVRVVEMTHMVMGPTCGMILAQLGAEVIKVEPPAGDKTRSLGGMGVSFFPLFNRGKRSVVLDFAHPEDRDTMDRLLATADVFLENFRDGQLDKQGFGTEQLRQKYPDLIVAGLKGFLSGPYDHRPALDEVVQMMSGLAAMTGTRDKPQRVGSSANDIMGGMFGVISILAALYQKRGGNKDGADIRIGLFENCLFLVAQHMVEYEMTGRKPRSMPEREHAWPIYDIFDAAGGDRIFIGVVTEGHWQSFCREFGLQEFSDDPTLRTTTDRIMARDRIIPRVAEVIKGWNVADLSARLDALNICFSPINRPEDLLQDPHVLRPGGLVNNVNADGKPFRVPALPIEWNGSNLGEDVKVPALGADTDDVRAELEQQKISSTGNAA
- a CDS encoding LysR family transcriptional regulator, producing MDSRQLRYFIAVYEQRNLSRAADQANVAQSALSHHIANLEAEFATPLFERKPRGMEPTAAGERLYEHARIILRAMAAAEREIKEGGSEIAGDISIGMANSGMKAIGVPLMRTVLAKYPNLKLSLTESLSGATLLHLLSSEVDLALVYNPPSEKDLIAEPVLEEQMFCVGTEKLIGKKRPIPFEEVARLPLILLRHGLSARALLDDPVPLKRLEASAIMHLNSTSGMIGALTAGLGCTIATTHFVSEPLRAGKLVAREVIEPKLTRTLYLCRLRNRPMTYVMEEMCRLIRALIAEQVGRRAWEATLLI
- a CDS encoding MFS transporter codes for the protein MSAVELGSVAVSAVSTSGPDEISRRLEALPASGYVWRLVILLSLGGCFEIYDLFFTGYIAPGLARSGLMTTTTQAFFGFSGIGAFVAATFAGLFVGTFFLGFLADRFGRKAVFTCSLLFYSVASVIMACQTTPGGLLLWRFIAGIGIGIEVITIDAYITELVPSWMRGRAFAINQAVMLTAVPVVAALSWWLVPLTPQGIDGWRWVVLIGAAASMVIWVLRLYVPESPLWLARHGHAIEADRIMRLLEATADTANARPTASIAITPAQAPVQVSGYADLFRPPYASLVVLFMIFNLCQAFGFYGFSNWVPALLVEKGITVTKSLQYSFIIAIAYPLAPLLAAIFADRFERKSIICGAAAATIVFGLAFSQFTEPALLIASGVLVTAANMTISYAYHAYQTEVFPTAIRARAAGLVYSMSRLSATFSGFIVAFMLKQAGVVGVFGLITAALVVVIVTIGIWGPNVRGKPLDA